In Canis lupus familiaris isolate Mischka breed German Shepherd chromosome 9, alternate assembly UU_Cfam_GSD_1.0, whole genome shotgun sequence, a single window of DNA contains:
- the EZH1 gene encoding histone-lysine N-methyltransferase EZH1 → MDMPNPPTSKCITYWKRKVKSEYMRLRQLKRLQANMGAKALYVANFAKVQEKTQILNEEWKKLRVQPVQLMRPASGHPFLKKCTIESIFPGFASQHMLMRSLNTVALVPIMYSWSPLQQNFMVEDETVLCNIPYMGDEVKEEDETFIEELINNYDGKVHGEEEMIPGSVLISDAVFLELVDALNQYSDDEEEGHNDTSDGKQDDNKEDLPVTRKRKRHALEGNKKSSKKQFPNDMIFSAIASMFPENGVPDDMKERYRELTEMSDPNALPPQCTPNIDGPNAKSVQREQSLHSFHTLFCRRCFKYDCFLHPFHATPNVYKRKNKEIKIEPEPCGTDCFLLLEGAKEYAMLHNPRSKCSGRRRRRHHMVSASCSNTSASTVAETKEGDSDRDTGNDWASSSSEANSRCQTPTKQKASPAPPQLCVVEAPSEPVEWTGAEESLFRVFHGTYFNNFCSIARLLGTKTCKQVFQFAVKESLILKLPTDELMNPSQKKKRKHRLWAAHCRKIQLKKDNSSTQVYNYQPCDHPDRPCDSTCPCIMTQNFCEKFCQCNPDCQNRFPGCRCKTQCNTKQCPCYLAVRECDPDLCLTCGASEHWDCKVVSCKNCSIQRGLKKHLLLAPSDVAGWGTFIKESVQKNEFISEYCGELISQDEADRRGKVYDKYMSSFLFNLNNDFVVDATRKGNKIRFANHSVNPNCYAKVVMVNGDHRIGIFAKRAIQAGEELFFDYRYSQADALKYVGIERETDVL, encoded by the exons ATGGATATGCCAAATCCCCCAACTTCCAAATGTATTACTTActggaaaagaaaagtcaaatctGAATACATGCGACTCCGGCAACTGAAACGGCTTCAGGCAAATATGGGCGCCAAG GCTCTCTATGTGGCAAATTTTGCAAAGGTTCAAGAAAAAACCCAGATCCTCAATGAAGAGTGGAAGAAGCTTCGTGTTCAACCTGTACAGTTGATGAGGCCTGCAAGTGGGCATCCTTTTCTCAAAAAG TGTACCATAGAGAGCATTTTCCCAGGATTTGCAAGCCAACATATGTTAATGAGATCTCTGAACACAGTTGCATTGGTTCCCATCATGTATTCCTGGTCCCCTCTCCAGCAGAACTTTATG GTAGAAGATGAGACAGTTTTGTGCAATATTCCCTACATGGGAGATGAGGTGAAAGAAGAAGATGAGACTTTCATTGAGGAGCTGATCAATAACTATGATGGGAAAGTCCACGGCGAAGAAG AGATGATCCCTGGATCTGTCCTGATTAGTGATGCAGTATTCCTGGAGTTGGTAGATGCTCTGAATCAATACTCAGATGATGAGGAGGAAGGGCACAATGACACCTCAGATGGAAAGCAAGATGACAACAAAGAAGATCTGCCAgtaacaagaaagagaaaaagacatgcTCTTGAAG GCAACAAAAAGAGTTCCAAAAAACAGTTCCCAAATGACATGATCTTCAGTGCAATTGCCTCAATGTTCCCTGAGAATGGAGTCCCAGACGACATGAAGGAGAG GTACCGAGAGCTCACAGAGATGTCAGACCCCAATGCACTCCCCCCTCAGTGCACACCCAACATTGATGGCCCCAATGCCAAGTCTGTGCAGCGGGAGCAGTCTCTGCACTCCTTCCATACACTGTTTTGTCGACGCTGCTTCAAATATGACTGCTTCCTTCACC CTTTTCACGCCACCCCTAATGTATATAAACGCAAGAACAAAGAGATCAAGATTGAACCAGAACCATGTGGCACAGACTGCTTCCTTTTGCTG GAAGGAGCAAAGGAGTATGCCATGCTCCACAACCCTCGCTCCAAGTGCTCTGGTCGTCGCCGGCGAAGGCACCACATGGTCAGTGCTTCCTGCTCCAACACTTCAGCCTCTACTGTGGCTGAGACTAAAGAAGGGGACAGTGACAGGGATACAGGCAATGACTGGGCCTCCAGTTCTTCAG AGGCCAACTCTCGCTGTCAGACTCCCACAAAGCAGAAAGCTAGTCCGGCTCCACCTCAGCTCTGTGTAGTGGAAGCACCCTCGGAGCCTGTGGAGTGGACTGGGGCTGAGGAGTCCCTTTTTCGAGTCTTTCATGGCACCTACTTCAACAACTTCTGTTCCATAGCCAGACTTCTGGGCACTAAGACGTGCAAGCAG GTCTTTCAGTTTGCTGTCAAAGAATCACTTATCCTGAAGCTGCCAACAGATGAGCTCATGAACCcatcacagaagaagaaaagaaagcacag gcTGTGGGCTGCACACTGTAGGAAAATTCAGCTGAAGAAGG ATAATTCTTCCACGCAAGTATACAATTACCAGCCCTGCGACCATCCAGACCGCCCCTGTGACAGCACCTGCCCCTGCATCATGACGCAGAATTTCTGTGAGAAGTTCTGCCAGTGCAACCCTGACT gTCAGAATCGTTTTCCTGGCTGTCGCTGTAAGACCCAGTGCAACACCAAGCAATGTCCCTGCTACTTGGCAGTGCGAGAGTGTGACCCCGACCTGTGCCTCACATGTGGGGCCTCAGAGCACTGGGACTGCAAGGTGGTTTCCTGCAAAAACTGCAGCATCCAGCGAGGCCTCAAGAAG CACCTGCTGCTGGCCCCCTCAGATGTGGCCGGATGGGGCACCTTCATTAAGGAGTCTGTGCAAAAAAACGAATTCATTTCTGAATACTGTGGTGAG CTTATTTCTCAGGATGAGGCTGATCGACGGGGGAAGGTCTATGACAAATACATGTCCAGCTTCCTCTTCAACCTCAACAATG attttgtaGTAGATGCtaccagaaaaggaaacaagattCGATTTGCAAACCATTCAGTGAACCCCAACTGTTATGCCAAAG TGGTCATGGTAAATGGGGATCATCGCATCGGGATCTTTGCTAAAAGGGCAATTCAAGCTGGTGAAGAGCTCTTCTTTGATTACAG